A stretch of the Bacillus sp. FJAT-18017 genome encodes the following:
- a CDS encoding ParA family protein, translated as MGKVLAIANQKGGVGKTTTSVNLGACLAYIGKKVLMVDIDPQGNATSGVGVEKADVSQCIYDVLVDDVEAKAAIIPTAVENLHAIPATIQLAGAEIELVPTISREVRLKRALEEVKDDYDYIIIDCPPSLGLLTLNALTASDAVLIPVQCEYYALEGLSQLLNTVRLVQKHLNQNLKIEGVLLTMLDARTNLGIQVIEEVKKYFQDKVYKTIIPRNVRLSEAPSHGEPIIIYDPKSRGAEVYLDLAKEVVSNG; from the coding sequence GTGGGCAAAGTTCTTGCGATCGCGAATCAAAAAGGAGGCGTCGGTAAAACGACAACCTCTGTCAATCTGGGCGCCTGCTTAGCATACATAGGTAAAAAAGTTTTGATGGTTGATATAGACCCTCAGGGAAATGCAACAAGCGGAGTCGGCGTGGAAAAGGCCGATGTTTCCCAGTGTATATATGATGTACTGGTTGATGATGTTGAGGCAAAGGCGGCAATTATCCCAACCGCTGTTGAAAATCTTCATGCCATTCCTGCAACTATCCAGCTTGCCGGGGCTGAAATTGAACTCGTTCCGACTATTTCGCGCGAAGTCCGGCTAAAAAGGGCTCTTGAGGAAGTAAAGGACGATTATGACTATATCATTATCGACTGTCCCCCATCCCTCGGCCTTTTAACCTTGAATGCTCTTACAGCATCAGATGCTGTCTTGATCCCAGTGCAATGTGAATATTACGCATTGGAAGGCCTGAGCCAATTGCTTAACACAGTCAGGTTGGTTCAAAAACATTTAAATCAAAACCTTAAAATTGAGGGTGTCCTCCTAACCATGCTTGATGCAAGGACGAACCTCGGAATTCAGGTTATAGAAGAAGTTAAGAAATATTTCCAGGATAAAGTCTATAAAACAATCATTCCACGGAATGTACGCCTAAGCGAGGCTCCGAGCCATGGGGAGCCCATCATTATCTACGATCCTAAATCCCGGGGAGCTGAAGTTTACTTAGACCTCGCAAAGGAAGTGGTTTCTAATGGCTAA
- a CDS encoding ParB/RepB/Spo0J family partition protein: MAKGLGKGLDAFFGNIEVKKEESVQDINIKELRPNPYQPRKHFEKTAIEELKDSILEHGILQPLVVRKSIRGYEIVVGERRFRAAREAGLESVPAVVRELSEQQMMELAVLENLQREDLNPIEEGAAYQTLMEKLDLTQEEVAKRLGKSRPHIANHIRLLSLPQKIQQLISNGTISMGHGRALLGIKQKAKLPLLVEKTIKENLNVRQLEKLIQQLNEIVPRETKKPLKKKDMFLQEREHLLRERFGTTVHIKKTKNKGKIEIEFFSQEDLERLLELLGSDISE, from the coding sequence ATGGCTAAAGGTTTAGGAAAAGGGCTAGATGCCTTTTTTGGGAATATTGAAGTGAAAAAAGAAGAATCAGTTCAAGATATTAATATAAAAGAATTGAGGCCAAATCCTTACCAGCCTCGGAAACACTTTGAAAAAACAGCGATTGAAGAATTAAAGGATTCCATTCTTGAACACGGAATACTTCAGCCTCTTGTTGTACGTAAAAGCATTCGCGGCTATGAGATTGTTGTTGGGGAACGGAGGTTTAGGGCTGCACGGGAGGCTGGCCTTGAATCAGTTCCTGCAGTTGTTAGGGAACTTTCAGAACAGCAAATGATGGAGCTGGCTGTCCTTGAGAATCTTCAGAGGGAAGATTTGAATCCTATTGAGGAAGGAGCGGCCTACCAGACATTAATGGAAAAGCTTGACCTGACTCAGGAGGAGGTAGCTAAACGGCTTGGGAAGAGCAGACCTCATATCGCCAACCATATCCGCCTTCTATCGCTTCCACAAAAGATCCAGCAGCTAATTTCTAACGGAACAATCTCCATGGGTCATGGCAGGGCATTACTGGGTATTAAACAGAAAGCTAAGCTGCCGCTTCTCGTTGAAAAAACAATAAAGGAAAACCTTAATGTACGCCAGTTGGAGAAATTAATTCAACAATTAAATGAAATTGTTCCACGTGAAACAAAGAAGCCTCTTAAGAAAAAGGATATGTTTCTTCAAGAACGTGAACATCTGCTCAGAGAGAGATTTGGCACCACAGTTCATATTAAGAAAACAAAAAATAAGGGGAAAATTGAAATAGAATTTTTCTCTCAGGAAGACTTGGAAAGATTATTAGAGCTCCTCGGCTCCGATATTTCAGAATAA
- a CDS encoding DUF554 domain-containing protein — protein sequence MFFWGTLVNGLCIILGTIIGKWLKGIPEGMRTTVMHGIGLSVMILGLQMGLKSENFLIVIISLVVGAVLGEAWALDDKLNKLGNWLESKLGHGEKGSISEGFVTATLIFLIGAMAIIGALDSGIRGNHDVLYTKAIIDGFTSIILTTTLGIGVIFSAIPVMIYQGTIALFATQINLFVPQELLDQFIIEMTAVGGVMIFAIGLNLTGLAKIKVANLLPGIIVTALAVGAIFIYHQFI from the coding sequence ATGTTTTTTTGGGGAACATTGGTGAATGGATTATGCATCATTTTAGGAACCATAATCGGCAAATGGCTTAAGGGAATTCCGGAGGGAATGCGAACAACCGTGATGCATGGGATTGGGCTCTCTGTTATGATATTAGGCCTGCAGATGGGATTAAAAAGCGAGAATTTCCTTATAGTTATCATAAGCCTCGTTGTTGGCGCCGTTCTAGGAGAGGCATGGGCACTAGATGACAAGCTTAATAAATTGGGAAATTGGCTAGAATCAAAGCTTGGGCACGGTGAAAAGGGAAGTATATCTGAAGGGTTTGTTACAGCAACCTTAATTTTTCTAATTGGTGCCATGGCTATTATAGGTGCTCTCGACAGCGGCATCCGAGGGAACCATGATGTTTTGTATACAAAAGCCATTATTGATGGTTTTACTTCAATTATTCTTACAACAACACTTGGCATAGGTGTCATTTTTTCGGCTATTCCAGTAATGATATATCAGGGGACAATTGCCTTATTCGCAACTCAAATAAATCTTTTTGTACCTCAGGAATTGTTGGATCAATTTATTATTGAAATGACCGCAGTTGGCGGAGTAATGATTTTTGCCATTGGATTGAATTTAACTGGATTAGCAAAGATAAAAGTAGCCAATTTACTCCCTGGAATAATTGTTACAGCTTTAGCAGTGGGGGCGATATTTATTTATCACCAATTTATATAG
- the yyaC gene encoding spore protease YyaC: MNFKPTGLFEKLPSSRIHHEEVNAEEKLAAGLLSNLPLLASRPVVIVCIGTDRSTGDSLGPLVGTFLEEQRSLSFYVYGTLDDPIHAVNLEEKLKEIHSKHFHPFIIAVDACLGRFKSVGVLQICNGPVKPGAGVNKDLPEVGDMHITGIVNVSGFMEFFVLQNTRLSLVLKMAKIIANSIGFASRQHSSQMGWTELEWKTKPEKVREQTP, encoded by the coding sequence ATGAATTTTAAACCAACAGGACTATTCGAAAAGCTGCCTTCAAGCCGAATACATCATGAGGAAGTTAATGCCGAAGAAAAGCTTGCTGCAGGGCTGCTTTCCAATCTGCCTCTATTGGCCAGCCGCCCAGTTGTGATTGTCTGTATCGGTACAGATCGATCTACAGGAGATTCGTTAGGCCCTCTAGTTGGAACCTTCTTGGAAGAACAAAGATCCCTGTCCTTTTACGTTTACGGCACCTTGGATGACCCCATTCACGCTGTAAATCTAGAAGAAAAATTAAAGGAAATCCATTCCAAGCATTTTCACCCTTTTATTATAGCTGTAGACGCATGTTTAGGGAGATTTAAAAGTGTCGGAGTCCTGCAAATTTGCAATGGTCCCGTAAAGCCAGGTGCAGGAGTAAATAAAGACCTGCCTGAAGTAGGAGATATGCATATAACAGGAATTGTCAATGTAAGCGGTTTTATGGAGTTTTTCGTGTTACAGAATACCCGTCTCAGCCTTGTATTAAAAATGGCCAAAATCATTGCGAATAGCATAGGGTTTGCCTCTCGCCAGCATTCAAGCCAAATGGGATGGACAGAATTGGAATGGAAAACAAAACCTGAAAAAGTTAGAGAACAGACTCCCTAA